The following are encoded together in the Erwinia sp. E602 genome:
- a CDS encoding T6SS immunity protein Tli4 family protein, with product MKKIPFQLLIPLAIVLLAAGFYIHNFVTFVHPPPALTDKEKRMVDTLFATTKAQCVGRYVFEVPASFENTLTDRAQINEVNISSQRLYRPAFEQRIELREQRLKDSHTVDAVDQPFLKQVYRLSENAVIFDRNKNESAAGFGRILEGHLYVNGVAFIISSEIRDVSDPKYQQDRIDYLNGGMRENQLNTKPSKLAELKDVMSRLSGRKNDEIPTQPGTCISEGFIRDGNGKPKEDITFVYPHSPVFSLSVSTNTYLGDPTSMLERSHEIQPYLTEVKARTLRKGKTEIAGFEADEWLNVAPSEKSAGNPSAQLLFNVIANEKIVDFRHPIIDLTLSNHTLPPPAYSDAELVEIWDRIIRSFRLRNNAF from the coding sequence ATGAAAAAAATCCCGTTTCAGCTGCTTATCCCGCTGGCGATAGTGCTGCTGGCGGCAGGATTCTATATTCACAATTTTGTGACGTTTGTGCATCCGCCACCGGCGTTAACGGACAAGGAAAAACGTATGGTCGATACCCTGTTTGCCACCACCAAAGCCCAGTGCGTGGGGCGCTATGTGTTTGAGGTTCCGGCATCATTCGAAAATACCCTGACGGACCGTGCTCAGATTAATGAGGTGAACATCAGCAGCCAGCGGCTCTACCGTCCGGCGTTCGAGCAGCGTATCGAGCTGCGGGAGCAGAGACTGAAAGACAGCCATACGGTTGATGCTGTAGATCAGCCTTTTCTCAAGCAGGTGTACCGGCTGAGTGAGAATGCTGTGATATTTGACCGAAATAAAAATGAGAGCGCAGCGGGGTTTGGGCGCATTTTGGAAGGGCACCTGTATGTTAATGGGGTGGCGTTTATAATCTCCTCGGAGATAAGGGATGTATCAGACCCCAAATACCAGCAGGACCGCATTGATTATTTGAACGGAGGGATGAGAGAAAATCAACTTAACACTAAGCCCTCAAAACTGGCGGAACTGAAAGATGTAATGTCCCGTCTGAGCGGCCGAAAAAACGATGAAATCCCGACGCAGCCGGGAACCTGTATCTCAGAGGGGTTTATCCGCGACGGCAACGGCAAGCCGAAGGAAGATATTACCTTTGTCTATCCGCACAGCCCGGTTTTTTCTCTGTCGGTGTCTACCAATACTTATCTTGGTGATCCAACGAGTATGCTGGAGCGGAGTCATGAAATTCAGCCTTACCTTACCGAAGTTAAGGCACGGACGCTGCGGAAGGGTAAAACAGAGATAGCCGGCTTTGAGGCTGATGAATGGCTTAACGTCGCGCCGTCAGAAAAATCAGCCGGCAATCCGTCAGCACAGCTACTTTTTAACGTCATCGCCAATGAAAAAATAGTGGATTTCCGACACCCGATTATTGACCTGACATTGAGTAACCATACGCTGCCCCCACCCGCTTACAGCGATGCCGAACTGGTGGAAATATGGGACCGAATCATCCGTTCTTTCCGTCTCAGGAATAATGCATTCTGA
- the pgl gene encoding 6-phosphogluconolactonase, translating into MKQVVYTASPESQQIHAWDLNDDGALTLLQVVDAPGQVQPMVVSPDKQFLYVGVRPDFRVVAFKIAADGKLTEAGHAPLPGSPTHISTDREGRFIFVGSYNDACVSVSPIGADGLPGAPLQVVKGLEGCHSANIDLSNQTLFVPALKQDRIALFSLAENGELTPRAQGEVTTTAGAGPRHMVFHPNQQFAYCVNELDSSVDVWRLGDSVEKVQSLDMMPEGFSDTRWAADIHITPDGRFLYACDRTASIITAFSISADGATLTIEGFQPTETQPRGFNIDHSGQYLVAAGQKTHHIEVYRITAEKGLLQPLARYAVGQGPMWVVIHAL; encoded by the coding sequence ATGAAACAAGTTGTTTATACCGCCAGCCCGGAAAGCCAGCAGATCCACGCGTGGGATCTGAATGATGACGGCGCGCTGACGCTGCTGCAGGTGGTTGATGCCCCGGGCCAGGTTCAGCCGATGGTGGTCAGCCCGGATAAACAGTTCCTGTACGTTGGCGTGCGTCCGGATTTTCGCGTGGTGGCGTTTAAGATTGCCGCCGACGGCAAACTGACCGAAGCAGGCCACGCGCCGCTGCCGGGCAGCCCGACCCATATCTCCACCGATCGCGAAGGGCGCTTTATCTTCGTTGGCTCCTATAATGACGCCTGCGTCAGCGTCAGCCCAATCGGTGCCGACGGCCTGCCGGGCGCGCCGCTGCAGGTAGTCAAAGGTCTGGAAGGCTGCCACTCGGCGAATATCGATCTGAGCAACCAGACGCTGTTTGTGCCCGCGCTGAAGCAGGACCGCATTGCGCTGTTCTCGCTGGCGGAGAACGGTGAACTGACCCCGCGCGCGCAGGGTGAAGTGACCACCACCGCGGGTGCCGGCCCGCGTCATATGGTGTTCCACCCGAACCAGCAGTTCGCCTACTGCGTCAACGAACTGGACAGCAGCGTTGACGTCTGGCGCCTCGGCGACAGCGTCGAAAAAGTGCAGAGCCTGGATATGATGCCGGAAGGCTTCAGCGACACGCGCTGGGCGGCGGACATCCATATCACGCCGGACGGCCGCTTCCTCTACGCCTGCGACCGTACCGCCAGCATCATCACCGCGTTCAGCATCAGCGCCGACGGTGCCACGCTGACTATCGAAGGTTTCCAGCCAACCGAAACGCAGCCGCGCGGCTTCAACATTGACCACAGCGGCCAGTATCTGGTGGCCGCAGGGCAAAAGACCCACCATATCGAAGTTTACAGAATCACCGCTGAAAAAGGGCTGCTGCAGCCGCTGGCCCGTTATGCGGTCGGTCAGGGTCCGATGTGGGTGGTGATCCACGCGCTGTAA
- a CDS encoding pyridoxal phosphatase — MSYRIIALDLDGTLLTPNKTILPESLDALAKARQAGVKVLIVTGRHHVAIHPFYQALALDTPAICCNGTYLYDYQAKRVIESDPLPKDQARRVIEMLDESGMHGLLYVDDAMLYQAETGHVTRTINWGLSLPEHQRPTFLKVNSLAEAAESATAIWKFALSHGDTRELQQFAERVEAEMGLACEWSWHDQVDIARAGNSKGKRLQRWVEANGYRMSDVIAFGDNYNDLSMLETVGLGVAMGNADDAIKARAGRVIGTNLEPGIAETLYREVL, encoded by the coding sequence ATGAGCTATCGCATCATCGCCCTTGATCTGGACGGCACGCTGTTAACGCCGAATAAAACGATTCTCCCCGAATCCCTCGACGCGCTGGCTAAGGCCCGCCAGGCCGGCGTAAAAGTGCTGATCGTGACCGGTCGCCATCACGTGGCTATCCACCCTTTTTATCAGGCGCTGGCGCTCGACACACCTGCTATCTGCTGTAACGGCACCTATTTGTATGATTATCAGGCGAAAAGAGTTATTGAATCCGATCCGCTGCCGAAAGATCAGGCCCGCCGGGTGATCGAAATGCTCGACGAATCGGGCATGCATGGCCTGCTGTACGTTGATGACGCGATGCTCTATCAGGCCGAGACCGGCCACGTTACCCGCACCATTAACTGGGGACTGTCGCTGCCTGAGCATCAGCGCCCGACATTCCTCAAGGTTAACAGCCTGGCAGAGGCGGCCGAATCGGCCACCGCGATCTGGAAGTTTGCGCTGTCCCACGGCGATACCCGCGAGCTGCAACAGTTTGCCGAACGGGTGGAAGCGGAGATGGGGCTGGCCTGCGAATGGTCGTGGCACGATCAGGTGGATATCGCCCGCGCCGGTAACAGCAAGGGCAAACGCCTGCAGCGCTGGGTGGAAGCCAACGGCTACCGGATGAGCGATGTGATCGCCTTTGGCGATAATTATAACGATCTCAGCATGCTGGAAACCGTCGGGCTGGGCGTGGCGATGGGCAACGCCGACGATGCCATCAAGGCGCGTGCCGGACGGGTGATCGGCACCAACCTCGAGCCGGGCATCGCCGAGACGCTGTACCGCGAAGTGCTGTAA
- the modC gene encoding molybdenum ABC transporter ATP-binding protein ModC, with protein MLELDFSQQQGDHLLSVQASLPGQGITAVFGVSGAGKTSLINAIGGLTVPQQGSITLNGRVLSDAEQGVWLPPEKRRVGYVFQDARLFPHYRVRGNLQYGMAKAMRPQFDALVQLLGIEPLLNRFPWTLSGGEKQRVAIGRALLTAPEILLMDEPLASLDLPRKRELLPYLQALAKQVNIPILYVSHSLDELLQLADNVLVLDKGGVKAFGPLEKVWASSVMRPWLPRAEQSSLLRVQVLEQHPHYEMTALSLGDQHIWVSRVNAPLRSPLRIRIQAADVSLILQPPVNSSIRNAIPAQVVEMLDIDHQVEVKLQIGQSELWARITPWARDELMIKPKMWLYAQIKSVAIAP; from the coding sequence ATGTTAGAACTCGATTTCAGCCAGCAGCAGGGCGATCATCTGCTCAGCGTGCAGGCCAGCCTGCCGGGGCAGGGGATTACCGCCGTATTCGGCGTCTCCGGTGCCGGTAAAACCTCACTGATCAACGCCATCGGTGGCCTGACCGTTCCGCAGCAGGGCAGCATTACGCTGAACGGCCGGGTGCTGAGCGACGCTGAACAGGGCGTATGGCTGCCGCCGGAGAAGCGGCGCGTGGGCTACGTCTTCCAGGACGCGCGGCTGTTCCCGCACTACCGGGTGCGCGGCAACCTGCAGTACGGCATGGCAAAAGCGATGCGGCCACAGTTTGACGCGCTGGTGCAGCTGCTGGGCATTGAGCCGCTGCTGAACCGCTTTCCGTGGACGCTCTCCGGCGGTGAGAAACAGCGGGTGGCGATCGGCCGCGCGCTGCTCACCGCGCCGGAAATTCTGCTGATGGACGAACCGCTGGCCTCGCTCGATCTGCCGCGCAAGCGCGAGCTGCTGCCCTATCTGCAGGCGCTGGCAAAACAGGTGAATATCCCGATCCTCTACGTCAGCCACAGCCTCGACGAGCTGCTGCAGCTGGCAGACAACGTGCTGGTGCTGGATAAAGGCGGGGTAAAGGCGTTTGGTCCGCTGGAAAAGGTGTGGGCCAGCAGCGTGATGCGGCCGTGGCTGCCCCGCGCCGAGCAGAGCAGCCTGCTGCGGGTGCAGGTGCTGGAGCAGCACCCGCACTATGAAATGACCGCGCTGTCGCTCGGCGACCAGCATATCTGGGTCAGCCGGGTCAACGCGCCGCTGCGGTCGCCGCTGCGCATCCGCATTCAGGCGGCGGACGTCTCGCTGATCCTGCAGCCGCCGGTGAACAGCAGCATCCGTAACGCGATCCCGGCGCAGGTGGTGGAGATGCTGGACATCGACCATCAGGTGGAGGTCAAGCTGCAGATCGGCCAGAGCGAGCTGTGGGCGCGTATCACCCCGTGGGCGCGCGATGAGCTGATGATCAAGCCGAAGATGTGGCTCTACGCGCAGATTAAGAGCGTGGCGATCGCGCCCTGA
- the modB gene encoding molybdate ABC transporter permease subunit translates to MLLSEPEWQAVALSLKVSVVAVACSLPFGILMAWILVRRQFPGKTLLDSLIHLPLVLPPVVVGYLLLLGFGRRGVIGEYLYDWFGFSFAFSWRGAALASAVIAFPLMVRAIRLALEAVDTKLEQAARTLGAGRWRVFFTITLPLTLPGIIVGTVLAFARSLGEFGATITFVSNIPGETRTLPSAMYTLIETPGAEGAAARLCVIAIVLALVSLLLSEWLTRWGRKRLGLGC, encoded by the coding sequence ATGTTACTCAGTGAACCCGAATGGCAGGCGGTCGCGCTCAGCCTGAAAGTGTCGGTGGTTGCCGTCGCCTGTAGTCTGCCGTTTGGGATCCTGATGGCATGGATCCTGGTACGTCGCCAGTTTCCCGGTAAAACCCTGCTCGACAGCCTGATCCACCTGCCGCTGGTGCTGCCGCCGGTGGTGGTGGGGTACCTGCTGCTGCTGGGGTTTGGCCGCCGGGGCGTGATTGGCGAGTACCTGTATGACTGGTTTGGCTTCAGTTTCGCCTTCAGCTGGCGCGGTGCCGCGCTGGCGTCGGCGGTGATCGCCTTCCCGCTGATGGTGCGGGCGATCCGCCTGGCGCTGGAAGCGGTGGATACTAAACTGGAGCAGGCGGCCCGTACCCTCGGTGCCGGTCGCTGGCGGGTGTTCTTCACCATCACCCTGCCGCTGACCCTGCCGGGGATTATCGTCGGCACGGTGCTGGCCTTCGCCCGTTCGCTGGGCGAGTTCGGTGCCACCATCACCTTTGTTTCCAACATCCCCGGCGAGACGCGCACGCTCCCCTCGGCGATGTATACCCTGATTGAAACGCCGGGCGCGGAAGGCGCCGCGGCGCGGCTGTGCGTCATCGCCATCGTGCTGGCGCTGGTCTCCCTGTTACTTTCTGAATGGCTGACCCGCTGGGGTCGCAAACGCTTAGGTCTCGGATGTTAG
- the modA gene encoding molybdate ABC transporter substrate-binding protein, giving the protein MSVKWNHLLAAAALTFGSTGHALAADNITVFAAASLTNALQDIATQYEQGKTVKIVSSFASSSTLARQIEQGAPADLFISADQQWMDYAVDKKSVEVATRFTLLGNELVLVAPTAAKPQPVSISKTTDWKSLLKGQRLAVGDPDHVPAGIYAKEALQKLGAWDELSPLMARSNSVRAALALVERDETPYGIVYGSDAVASQKVTVVGTFPADSHKPVEYPMAVVRDHNNASVTDFYNYLKGPQAAVIFKKYGFTPKS; this is encoded by the coding sequence ATGTCTGTAAAATGGAATCATCTGCTGGCCGCGGCGGCCCTGACCTTCGGCAGCACCGGCCACGCGCTGGCTGCGGATAACATCACCGTGTTTGCGGCGGCTTCGCTGACCAACGCGCTGCAGGATATTGCCACGCAGTACGAACAGGGCAAAACGGTGAAGATCGTCTCCTCGTTTGCCTCCTCCTCAACGCTGGCGCGGCAGATTGAGCAGGGGGCGCCGGCCGACCTGTTTATCTCGGCCGACCAGCAGTGGATGGACTACGCCGTGGATAAAAAGAGCGTCGAGGTGGCCACCCGCTTCACCCTGCTGGGTAATGAGCTGGTGCTGGTGGCCCCGACCGCGGCGAAACCGCAGCCGGTCAGCATCAGCAAAACCACCGACTGGAAGAGCCTGCTGAAAGGCCAGCGGCTGGCGGTAGGCGACCCGGACCACGTGCCGGCAGGCATCTATGCCAAAGAAGCGTTGCAAAAGCTGGGTGCCTGGGATGAACTCTCTCCGCTGATGGCGCGCAGCAACAGCGTACGCGCGGCGCTGGCGCTGGTGGAACGCGATGAAACCCCGTACGGCATCGTTTACGGATCGGATGCGGTAGCCAGCCAGAAGGTGACGGTGGTCGGCACCTTCCCGGCCGACAGCCACAAGCCGGTGGAGTACCCGATGGCGGTGGTCAGAGACCATAACAACGCCAGCGTCACCGATTTCTACAACTACCTGAAAGGGCCGCAGGCCGCGGTCATTTTCAAAAAATATGGATTTACGCCTAAGTCATGA
- a CDS encoding AcrZ family multidrug efflux pump-associated protein, translating to MLELLKGLAIAILMVPVVMAIILGLIYGLGEVFNVISKVGHRNDQPAKNRQ from the coding sequence ATGCTGGAGTTACTGAAAGGCCTGGCCATAGCGATCCTGATGGTTCCTGTGGTGATGGCGATTATCCTTGGCCTGATTTACGGCCTGGGCGAAGTCTTTAACGTGATCTCGAAAGTGGGTCACCGCAACGACCAGCCGGCGAAAAACCGCCAGTAA
- the modE gene encoding molybdenum-dependent transcriptional regulator — translation MQADISLILKLQQRLFADPRRIELLKQVQASGSISQGAKLAGISYKSAWDAINEMNQLADRTLVERATGGKGGGGAVVTDYGERLLQLYALLEQIQQKAFDVLQDGVPPGSLLGAIARFSLQTSARNQFFGTVVARDAQPVQQHVEIELADGQTRIRVALTEHSANRLQLAAGKEVLVLIKAPWIELSRDAPEQLQADNRLAGQVTQILRGESHSEVLIALPGGETLCATVSNPRVEQLKLQADVPVTAYFNADKAIVATLL, via the coding sequence ATGCAGGCCGATATTTCCCTGATCCTGAAGTTACAACAGCGGCTGTTTGCCGATCCGCGCCGCATCGAACTGTTAAAGCAGGTGCAGGCCAGCGGCTCGATCAGCCAGGGGGCGAAACTGGCCGGGATCAGCTACAAAAGCGCGTGGGATGCGATTAACGAGATGAACCAGCTGGCGGACCGCACGCTGGTGGAGCGGGCCACCGGCGGCAAAGGCGGCGGCGGCGCGGTGGTCACCGACTACGGCGAACGCCTGCTGCAGCTCTACGCGCTGCTGGAACAGATCCAGCAGAAGGCGTTTGACGTGCTGCAGGACGGGGTGCCCCCGGGCAGCCTGCTCGGGGCCATCGCCCGTTTTTCGCTGCAGACCAGCGCCCGCAATCAGTTTTTTGGCACGGTGGTGGCCCGCGATGCGCAGCCGGTGCAGCAGCACGTGGAGATTGAGCTGGCCGACGGTCAGACCCGCATCCGGGTGGCGCTGACCGAACACAGCGCCAACCGCCTGCAGCTGGCGGCGGGTAAAGAGGTGCTGGTGCTGATTAAAGCGCCGTGGATTGAGCTGAGCCGCGATGCGCCGGAACAGTTACAGGCGGATAACCGGCTGGCCGGCCAGGTGACCCAGATCCTCCGGGGGGAGAGCCACAGCGAGGTGCTGATCGCCCTGCCTGGCGGAGAGACGCTGTGTGCCACGGTCAGCAACCCGCGGGTTGAGCAGCTAAAACTGCAGGCGGATGTGCCGGTGACAGCATATTTTAATGCTGATAAGGCGATCGTCGCGACGCTGCTCTGA
- the modF gene encoding molybdate ABC transporter ATP-binding protein ModF: protein MSTLQITQGIFRLSATRTLNLNDLTLRAGESWAVVGANGSGKSSLAKALSGELPAEKGRVSSQFQRPARLSLEQLQKLVADEWQRNNTDMLSADEDDTGLTAAEIIQQEVRDAERCRALAARFGIEALLDRRFKYLSTGETRKTLLCQALMAQPDLLILDEPFDGLDVDSRANLASVLGELQQPGFSLVLVLNRFDDIPGFISQVGVLAECTLTHSGPREAILQQALVAQLAHSEQLAGMTLPEPDDASAIPTLADAEPRVVLKDGVVAYNDRPILNHLSWQVDRGQHWQIVGPNGAGKSTLLSLVTGDHPQGYSNDLTLFGRRRGSGETIWDIKQHIGYVSSSLHLEYRVSSSVRNVVISGYFDSIGIYQAVSDRQIMLANQWLDLLGMQAQANAPFHDLSWGQQRLVLIARALVKHPALLILDEPLQGLDPINRLLVRRFVDVLIGEGRTQLLFVSHHAEDAPQSITHRLSFVAEGDGYGYLQETL, encoded by the coding sequence ATGTCGACATTGCAGATTACGCAAGGCATCTTTCGCCTTAGCGCGACCCGAACCCTGAACCTGAACGATCTCACCCTGCGCGCCGGCGAAAGCTGGGCGGTGGTCGGTGCCAACGGCAGCGGCAAGTCGTCGCTGGCAAAAGCCCTCTCCGGCGAGCTGCCGGCGGAAAAAGGCCGGGTCAGCAGCCAGTTCCAGCGCCCGGCCCGCCTGTCGCTGGAGCAGCTGCAGAAGCTGGTGGCCGACGAGTGGCAGCGCAACAACACCGATATGCTCAGCGCGGATGAGGACGATACCGGCCTGACCGCCGCCGAAATTATCCAGCAGGAGGTGCGCGATGCAGAGCGCTGCCGCGCGCTGGCGGCACGCTTTGGTATTGAAGCACTGCTGGATCGCCGCTTTAAGTACCTCTCCACCGGCGAAACGCGCAAGACCCTGCTGTGCCAGGCGCTGATGGCGCAGCCCGACCTGCTGATCCTCGATGAGCCCTTTGACGGGCTGGACGTTGATTCGCGCGCCAACCTCGCCAGCGTGCTGGGTGAGCTGCAGCAGCCGGGCTTCAGCCTGGTGCTGGTGCTGAACCGTTTTGACGATATCCCCGGGTTTATCAGCCAGGTCGGCGTGCTGGCCGAATGTACGCTGACCCACAGCGGGCCGCGCGAGGCGATTCTGCAGCAGGCGCTGGTCGCCCAGCTGGCGCACAGCGAGCAGCTGGCCGGGATGACCCTGCCGGAGCCCGATGACGCCAGCGCCATTCCAACGCTGGCGGACGCAGAGCCACGGGTGGTGCTGAAGGACGGCGTGGTAGCCTACAACGACCGGCCGATCCTCAACCACCTCAGCTGGCAGGTGGATCGCGGCCAGCACTGGCAGATCGTCGGCCCGAACGGTGCCGGTAAATCGACCCTGCTCAGCCTGGTGACCGGCGACCACCCGCAGGGCTACAGCAATGACCTGACGCTGTTCGGCCGCCGTCGCGGCAGCGGGGAAACCATCTGGGATATTAAGCAGCATATCGGCTACGTCAGCAGCAGCCTGCACCTGGAGTACCGGGTCAGCAGCAGCGTGCGCAACGTGGTGATCTCCGGCTATTTCGATTCGATCGGTATTTATCAGGCGGTCTCGGACCGGCAGATCATGCTGGCTAACCAGTGGCTGGATCTGCTGGGGATGCAGGCCCAGGCGAACGCGCCGTTCCACGATCTGTCGTGGGGCCAGCAGCGGCTGGTGCTGATCGCCCGTGCGCTGGTGAAACACCCGGCGCTGCTGATCCTCGATGAACCGCTGCAGGGGCTGGATCCAATCAACCGCCTGCTGGTCAGGCGTTTTGTCGACGTGCTGATCGGCGAAGGCCGCACCCAGCTGCTGTTTGTCTCGCATCATGCCGAGGATGCACCGCAGAGCATCACCCACCGGCTGAGCTTTGTGGCGGAAGGTGACGGTTACGGGTACCTGCAGGAGACGCTGTAA
- the galT gene encoding galactose-1-phosphate uridylyltransferase, translating into MEKFNPVDHPHRRYNPLTDQWVLVSPHRAKRPWQGAQETPSQEKLPAHDPDCFLCPGNTRVTGDKNPDYKTTYVFTNDFAALMTDTPDAPQSEDMLMRCESARGTSRVICFSPDHSKTLPELTLDGLVAVVKTWQEQTAELGQTYPWVQVFENKGAAMGCSNPHPHGQVWANSFLPNEVRREDDLQRTYYAKHGSPMLVDYSARERQDGSRTVVETEHWLAVVPWWAAWPFETLLLPKAHVKRLTDLNDAQRDDLALALKKLTSRYDNLFQCSFPYSMGWHGAPFTEDAGDHWQLHAHFYPPLLRSATVRKFMVGYEMMAETQRDLTAEQAAERLRAVSDIHFRETETGDQA; encoded by the coding sequence ATGGAAAAATTTAACCCGGTCGATCATCCCCATCGCCGCTACAACCCGCTGACCGATCAGTGGGTGCTGGTCTCCCCTCACCGCGCCAAACGGCCGTGGCAGGGCGCGCAGGAAACCCCTTCGCAGGAAAAACTGCCGGCGCACGATCCCGACTGCTTCCTGTGCCCGGGCAATACGCGGGTGACCGGTGATAAAAACCCGGACTATAAAACCACCTACGTGTTTACCAACGATTTTGCCGCGCTGATGACCGACACGCCGGACGCGCCGCAGAGCGAGGATATGCTGATGCGCTGTGAGAGCGCGCGCGGCACCAGCCGGGTGATCTGCTTCTCGCCGGACCACAGCAAAACGCTGCCGGAGCTGACGCTGGACGGGCTGGTGGCGGTAGTGAAAACCTGGCAGGAGCAAACCGCCGAGCTGGGGCAGACCTACCCGTGGGTACAGGTGTTTGAGAACAAGGGCGCGGCGATGGGCTGCTCCAATCCGCACCCGCACGGCCAGGTGTGGGCCAACAGCTTCCTGCCGAACGAAGTCAGGCGCGAAGACGATTTGCAGCGCACCTACTATGCAAAGCACGGCTCGCCGATGCTGGTTGACTACAGCGCCCGCGAACGGCAGGACGGCAGCCGCACGGTGGTGGAAACCGAACACTGGCTGGCGGTGGTCCCCTGGTGGGCGGCGTGGCCGTTTGAAACGCTGCTGCTGCCGAAAGCGCACGTTAAGCGCCTGACCGACCTGAACGACGCGCAGCGTGACGATCTGGCGCTGGCGCTGAAAAAGCTCACCAGCCGCTATGATAACCTGTTCCAGTGCTCGTTCCCCTATTCGATGGGCTGGCACGGCGCGCCGTTTACCGAAGACGCCGGCGATCACTGGCAGCTGCACGCCCACTTCTATCCGCCGCTGCTGCGTTCCGCCACGGTGCGTAAATTTATGGTCGGCTATGAAATGATGGCCGAAACCCAACGTGACTTAACGGCGGAGCAGGCGGCTGAACGCCTGCGCGCCGTCAGCGATATTCACTTCCGCGAGACCGAGACCGGAGACCAGGCATGA
- the galK gene encoding galactokinase, translating to MSLKSTTQQIFNDQFGYAAGYSIQAPGRVNLIGEHTDYNDGFVLPCAIDYQTVIACSPRDDRQVRVIAADYDNQQDSFSLDAAITSHPEYMWANYVRGVVKHLLTRADFGGADLVISGNVPQGAGLSSSASLEVAVGTVFRELYQLPVDGAAIAVNGQEAENQFVGCNCGIMDQLISALGEKDHAMLLDCRTLGTRAVPVPEDIAVVIINSNFRRSLVGSEYNTRREQCEAGAAFFGKTSLRDVTLSEFTERGQQLDPLVAKRVRHVLTENARTLEAADVLARGDLARMAVLMAESHASMRDDFEITVPAIDQLVEIVKATVGERGGVRMTGGGFGGCIVALMPLALVDDVKAAVAAQYEAQTGIKETFYVCKASPGAGLC from the coding sequence ATGAGCTTAAAGAGCACCACCCAACAGATTTTTAACGACCAGTTCGGCTACGCCGCCGGCTACAGCATCCAGGCTCCGGGCCGCGTTAACCTGATCGGCGAACACACCGACTACAACGACGGCTTCGTGCTGCCGTGCGCGATTGATTATCAGACGGTGATCGCCTGCAGCCCGCGCGATGACCGTCAGGTGCGGGTCATTGCCGCCGACTACGACAATCAGCAGGACAGCTTCTCGCTGGACGCCGCCATTACCAGCCACCCTGAATATATGTGGGCCAACTATGTGCGCGGCGTGGTGAAGCACCTGCTGACCCGCGCGGACTTTGGCGGTGCCGATCTGGTGATTAGCGGCAACGTGCCGCAGGGCGCGGGCCTGAGCTCGTCCGCCTCGCTGGAGGTGGCGGTGGGCACCGTGTTCCGCGAACTCTATCAGCTGCCGGTAGACGGCGCGGCGATCGCGGTTAACGGTCAGGAAGCGGAGAACCAGTTCGTCGGCTGTAACTGCGGCATTATGGATCAGCTGATTTCAGCGCTGGGCGAGAAAGACCACGCCATGCTGCTCGACTGCCGCACCCTCGGCACGCGTGCGGTGCCGGTGCCGGAAGATATCGCGGTGGTGATTATTAACTCCAACTTCCGCCGCAGCCTGGTAGGCAGCGAGTACAACACCCGCCGCGAACAGTGCGAAGCCGGTGCGGCGTTCTTTGGTAAAACCTCGCTGCGCGACGTAACGCTGAGCGAGTTCACCGAACGCGGGCAGCAGCTGGATCCGCTGGTCGCCAAACGCGTGCGCCACGTGCTGACCGAAAACGCCCGCACCCTGGAAGCAGCCGACGTGCTGGCGCGTGGCGACCTGGCACGGATGGCGGTGCTGATGGCGGAATCCCATGCGTCGATGCGCGATGATTTTGAAATCACCGTCCCGGCCATCGACCAGCTGGTGGAGATCGTGAAAGCGACGGTGGGCGAACGTGGCGGCGTGCGGATGACCGGCGGCGGCTTCGGCGGCTGCATCGTGGCGCTGATGCCGCTGGCGCTGGTGGACGACGTGAAGGCCGCCGTCGCCGCGCAGTATGAAGCGCAGACCGGCATCAAAGAGACCTTCTACGTCTGCAAAGCCTCTCCAGGAGCCGGACTATGCTAA